The following are encoded together in the Candidatus Margulisiibacteriota bacterium genome:
- a CDS encoding KaiC 1 has translation MVIKKKTSVPVTLKKTLTGIKGFDEITFGGVPKGRSTLIVGGPGSGKTVFSMEFLVQGIRHWNEPGLFISFEETFVDLVENFGSMGYDLNKLSKEGKLIIDQIVIKSGDVRESGEYNLDGLFSRMEHYIVTNNVKRVVIDTIEALFSKIPSEVILRSELRRLFLWLKSKGVTALITAEPGQYMMTRHGIEEYVADCLIILDLRIFEQLMTRRLRIMKYRGSAHGTNEYPFIIDNTGFSVLPITSIGLEHKISSDFLSSGIQGMDELLGGKGFYRGSSIVISGMAGSGKSIFAASVCNTACEQGLKCLYLSSEESHDQVIRNMKSVGLDLEPWVKKDLLKFSASRPNSNGLESHLLTIYDLTESFKPDVVVFDPVTNLTTVGSINEVKSMLTRMMDYLKKNLITTVLTDLTSGGAVPEHTNVKISSLIDSWVVLAVAREKSKRKRELFIMKTRGIASSPNVYDFAITYRGIEIFKNDQMQEEKLVA, from the coding sequence ATGGTTATCAAAAAAAAGACTTCAGTGCCGGTAACGTTGAAAAAGACCTTAACCGGGATTAAGGGTTTTGATGAGATTACTTTCGGCGGGGTTCCCAAAGGAAGATCAACACTAATTGTTGGTGGGCCGGGTTCCGGGAAGACCGTGTTTTCAATGGAATTCCTGGTACAGGGAATACGGCATTGGAATGAACCAGGACTTTTTATTTCCTTCGAGGAAACCTTTGTGGACTTAGTCGAGAATTTTGGCTCCATGGGGTATGATCTGAACAAGCTGTCTAAGGAAGGGAAACTCATTATTGATCAAATCGTTATTAAGAGCGGAGATGTAAGGGAATCTGGGGAATATAATCTCGACGGGTTGTTCTCCCGGATGGAACATTATATTGTCACCAACAATGTAAAACGGGTGGTAATAGATACCATAGAAGCGCTTTTCAGCAAGATACCCAGTGAGGTAATTCTTCGCTCCGAACTGCGCAGGCTATTCTTATGGCTCAAGAGCAAAGGTGTCACGGCATTGATAACAGCAGAGCCAGGGCAGTATATGATGACACGACATGGGATTGAGGAGTATGTTGCTGATTGTCTTATAATCCTGGACTTAAGGATTTTTGAACAACTTATGACCAGGCGTTTGCGCATTATGAAATACAGAGGCTCGGCTCATGGCACCAACGAATATCCCTTCATCATTGATAATACGGGATTCTCTGTACTTCCGATCACTTCAATAGGACTGGAACATAAGATATCATCAGACTTTCTCTCTTCAGGAATCCAGGGAATGGATGAGCTGCTTGGAGGAAAAGGGTTTTATCGTGGCAGCTCTATTGTGATCTCAGGGATGGCAGGCTCAGGTAAATCAATTTTTGCTGCTTCTGTCTGTAATACTGCCTGTGAACAGGGGCTAAAATGTCTGTACTTATCTTCTGAGGAATCACATGACCAGGTTATCAGGAATATGAAATCAGTAGGACTAGACCTTGAGCCGTGGGTCAAGAAGGACCTCCTTAAGTTTAGTGCCTCCAGACCTAACAGTAACGGGCTGGAATCACATCTCTTAACTATCTATGATCTGACCGAATCGTTTAAGCCGGATGTCGTTGTTTTTGACCCCGTTACCAATCTTACTACCGTCGGTTCAATAAATGAGGTTAAGTCAATGTTAACAAGAATGATGGACTACCTCAAAAAGAACCTGATAACAACCGTGCTTACTGATCTTACCAGTGGAGGGGCCGTGCCGGAACATACCAATGTAAAGATCTCCTCACTTATAGATTCCTGGGTTGTTCTTGCTGTAGCAAGAGAAAAAAGTAAACGAAAAAGGGAATTGTTTATAATGAAAACCCGTGGTATTGCGAGTAGTCCAAATGTCTATGATTTTGCTATAACCTATCGAGGAATCGAAATTTTTAAGAATGATCAAATGCAAGAAGAAAAGCTGGTAGCGTGA
- a CDS encoding circadian clock protein KaiB — protein MENKKEKEPVPETWQLRLYVAGETARSVAAISNLRKICEEYLAGHYHLEVIDVFKVPMLGIEDQVVAIPTLIKRQPQPERRIIGNLSNTEEVLASLDIKRGT, from the coding sequence ATGGAGAATAAAAAAGAAAAAGAACCTGTTCCCGAAACCTGGCAACTTAGACTCTATGTCGCAGGAGAGACAGCCAGGTCTGTTGCAGCTATTTCCAACTTGCGTAAGATCTGTGAGGAATACCTTGCGGGCCACTATCACCTAGAAGTGATCGATGTATTTAAGGTCCCCATGCTTGGTATCGAGGATCAGGTAGTCGCTATTCCCACCTTAATCAAAAGGCAGCCTCAACCGGAGAGGCGAATCATTGGTAACCTTTCCAATACAGAAGAAGTCTTGGCCAGTCTTGATATTAAACGAGGTACATAA